CTTCTCGTTCACCGTCACTGCGCCATCGCCGCCGGGGAAGATGCGAACCCGGGCCGTGCTGGTCTTGCGCCGGCCTACGCCTTGAAAATAATTGTCACCCATAAAGTTTCTTCCTCTTCAGCCACGAATTTCACTAATGATCACGAATTCTTCTTCGTGCAAATTCGCGTCATTCGTGGCAACACTATCTAAACCGAAAGCGCTTTTGGCTGCTGGGCCGAGTGCGGATGCTCCGGCCCGGCGTACACTTTGAGCTTCTTGAGCAGAGCGCGCCCGTGGCGGTTGTGCGGCAACATGCCGCGCACGGCAATCGTCAGCACCCGGTCAGGGTGCTTGCCCAGCATCTGGCGCAGGCTCTCGCTCTTGAGGCCGCCAGGATACATCGAGTGGCGATAGTACACTTTTTGATCCAGGCGCTTGCCGGTCACCACAATTTTCTCGGCATTGACGATGACGACGTGGTCGCCCAGATCAGCGCCGGGGGTGAATTTAGGATCGTGCTTGCCCACCAGGACGGCGGCCACTTTGGAAGCAACCCGCCCCAGGGTTTGGCCGGCGGCATCTACCACGAACCATTCCTCTTTTGCTTCACTTCCTTTAACAACGTATGTTTTGTCCACGAACCACATCTCCGTTCAGTAAATCACTTCAATCAGGCGCAGGCCGTTGGGCGGAGCCGGAGTCCCGGCCCGGCTTCGGTCGGACGCTTGAACCGCCTCGACAAAATCGGCGGCTGTTCTCTCGCCCTGCCCCACCTGCTTGAGCGTGCCCACGATGCTCCGCACCATCCGGTACAGAAAGGCATCGGCTTCAATATAAAAGTTGAGCGTTTGGCCGCCCTCGCTTTGTTCCCATCGGGCCTCGCGCACTGTTCGCGCGGTGTGGCCGCCCGGCTCGGGCGCTGTGCCAAACGTTCCAAAATCGTGCCGCCCGAGCAAGTGCTGGCTGGCGGCCTGCATGGCCGCCACGTCCAGAGCCGGCCACACCTGCCAGGCGAACCGTTCACGTAATGGCGACCGGATCGGCGCGTTGTAAATCGAGTAACAATACCGCCGCCCCTGCGCCGAGAAGCGGGGGTGAAAGTCGGCGGCGCACTCGCTCACGCTCAGCGCCGCAATTGCTCGCGGCAGGTTGGCGTTGAGGGCGCGGATGAGCGCCTCCGCACCGTGCGCCCACGCCAGTTCAAAGGCAATCACTTGCCCCGAGGCGTGCACGCCGCTGTCCGTCCGCCCAGCCCCCATGATTGTGATGGGCTTGCCATCACTGATTCGGGCCAGGGCCGCTTCGACTTCTCCCTGCACCGTCGGCCCAACCGTGGGGGCCTGGCGCTGAAACCCGGCGAAGTCACTGCCGTCGTACTCGATGATCGCTTTGTAACGTGCCAAAATGGTCTTGTAATCTTGTGGTCTTGTGGTCGCCTTGTCTGGTAGTCGCCTGACGATATGACTACCAGACTACCTGACCACTCGACTACCTGACTACTCTTCGACCAGCTCCAAAATCACCATCGGGGCCGCGTCGCCGTTGCGCGGG
This Chloroflexota bacterium DNA region includes the following protein-coding sequences:
- the truA gene encoding tRNA pseudouridine(38-40) synthase TruA: MARYKAIIEYDGSDFAGFQRQAPTVGPTVQGEVEAALARISDGKPITIMGAGRTDSGVHASGQVIAFELAWAHGAEALIRALNANLPRAIAALSVSECAADFHPRFSAQGRRYCYSIYNAPIRSPLRERFAWQVWPALDVAAMQAASQHLLGRHDFGTFGTAPEPGGHTARTVREARWEQSEGGQTLNFYIEADAFLYRMVRSIVGTLKQVGQGERTAADFVEAVQASDRSRAGTPAPPNGLRLIEVIY
- the rplM gene encoding 50S ribosomal protein L13, with the protein product MWFVDKTYVVKGSEAKEEWFVVDAAGQTLGRVASKVAAVLVGKHDPKFTPGADLGDHVVIVNAEKIVVTGKRLDQKVYYRHSMYPGGLKSESLRQMLGKHPDRVLTIAVRGMLPHNRHGRALLKKLKVYAGPEHPHSAQQPKALSV